A single genomic interval of Fibrobacter sp. UWB15 harbors:
- a CDS encoding protein NO VEIN domain-containing protein, giving the protein MNVLFARIGYMQYYQGADTERPVNGGKHNIENIGHEAFNFRREKDGCCYGYVQPPRGTKKNNDPHLNIGRINPAFKKSDCVTDVLVIWVATKPKEYGGGQYVVGWYKNATVYREFQPLSKNIRRYPLKDACYNIKCRADDVVLLPPQKRKLSIPRTNSEITSLGQANIFYMLDRKGTPVVDLAKEIKKAIALTEKYTGPNLKTKGDCIQDGQSQYSYESDPKIRRAIEDYAMKRCELFYEKKGFHCKNVSQTESYDILATNGNCIEWIEVKGTRGSGDGVILTKNEVKLAKRKKTILYLLCNIRYDNKTGKVSGGDESTHSWKFTRSNLIPLSYHYLIPEKGVSE; this is encoded by the coding sequence ATGAACGTCTTATTTGCTAGAATTGGCTACATGCAGTACTATCAAGGGGCTGATACGGAAAGACCCGTGAATGGCGGGAAACATAACATAGAAAATATTGGCCATGAGGCGTTTAATTTTCGCCGGGAAAAGGATGGTTGTTGTTACGGTTATGTTCAACCTCCTCGTGGAACAAAAAAGAATAATGATCCTCATTTAAATATCGGTCGAATAAATCCAGCTTTCAAGAAGAGTGATTGTGTTACAGATGTGCTGGTAATATGGGTGGCGACAAAGCCAAAAGAATATGGAGGTGGTCAGTATGTTGTTGGTTGGTATAAAAATGCAACGGTTTATAGAGAATTCCAACCACTCAGTAAGAATATCCGTCGATATCCGCTAAAGGATGCTTGTTATAATATTAAATGCCGGGCAGATGACGTTGTTTTGCTGCCTCCTCAGAAAAGGAAGTTGTCTATACCTCGAACAAATAGTGAAATTACTTCTTTGGGACAGGCTAACATTTTTTATATGTTAGATCGCAAGGGTACTCCCGTTGTTGATTTGGCGAAAGAAATCAAGAAGGCCATAGCTTTGACGGAAAAATATACTGGGCCTAATTTGAAAACAAAAGGCGATTGTATTCAGGATGGTCAATCGCAATATTCATATGAATCTGACCCTAAAATTAGAAGAGCGATAGAAGATTATGCGATGAAACGATGCGAATTATTCTATGAAAAGAAAGGTTTTCATTGTAAAAACGTTTCGCAAACTGAATCATATGATATTCTTGCGACAAACGGAAATTGTATTGAATGGATTGAGGTCAAAGGAACAAGAGGATCTGGTGATGGGGTAATTCTGACAAAAAACGAAGTTAAATTAGCAAAACGAAAGAAAACTATTTTGTATTTGCTTTGTAATATTCGTTATGACAATAAAACAGGTAAGGTCTCAGGTGGTGATGAATCTACGCATAGCTGGAAATTTACTAGATCAAATCTGATTCCACTGTCGTACCATTATCTAATACCAGAAAAAGGAGTGTCAGAATAG